The genome window TAGGATAGCCGTAACCTTCTATATATTCACCTATCCCATCGATTTGTACCTTATAGTTAGCATGACTTTCCCAATACTTGGTCCATTCTTCAAACTGTTGCTGCGTCCATTCAAATCGATGGTCGCTGTGCCTTTTTGCCTCATTCATATCATAGACAGCATTGTAATCTTGATTAGGCGTTGTCACAATTACATGATAAGGCTTGTATTTTGTAAAAATGGTGTCAAATACCTTCCCTAATCGATTTTCGTCAATATGCTCAATGACTTCACAGAGAATAAAGATATCTTTCTTTTCCAATTCACTATCATAATAAAATAAAGAGCCCCATTTAAAAGTTGGAAGAAGAAAGTCAGGCTTATCCACTAATGCCTCGATTCTTTTTTTAGCTTTTAACTGTTCTCGTTCAGAAGGATCTACTGCGATAAGTTCTTCTATTCCGCTTATAAAGCCTAATTGGGCCGTTAGCTTTCCTTCTCCAGCACCCATATCTACAATTCGGCTATTATGCGGAAGCTTCTTTACAGTTTCTATAATTTTCTCATAGCGCCATTGATTTAAGCTTTTCTTCTTTGTCAAAGGTGCTTGTTTTTCCTCTGAAGGCTTTGATTCTATTAACCTTGATTTTTCTATTAAATCTGAAAAAACAAGCGACTCCTTTATAATTTCATTTCTTTTCGGATGGGAGGAAAGCCATCCTTCTCCGTAACGCTTCAGCTTATCCACTTCTTTTTCATCAATATAATAATGTTTATATTGGTCCATTACTGGAATCAGCACAAACAAATGACGGAAACAGTCTTGTATCGTCTGTTTTGCCTTTAACGTAATAAATTTTGCTGAACTTTTTTTCGCGAATGACTTTGGTAAAAGTACCTTGCCATTTTCGATCGTAAGCTCATATCCTAAAGGTTCAAAGAGTTCTGCTAATTCATGATTGGTTAACTTGGTAGATAGCGGTCCAAATGTAATTTCTAGGGGAAAAGAATAGTTCACCCACTCTTTGAATTCATCTTTTGGCTTTCCATTTAATGCAGTTCCAACTGCCTTTCGTAAAACTGAGCAGAAAATACTGCTGACAGCA of Niallia circulans contains these proteins:
- a CDS encoding methyltransferase domain-containing protein, which produces MQISLKVYGEHARMVSHLIAKNPHNLYERKEKGGLVRIVFTKNEEHEVQILFFVTVDNMELTKNQTNFSSITHYINDRESAVSSIFCSVLRKAVGTALNGKPKDEFKEWVNYSFPLEITFGPLSTKLTNHELAELFEPLGYELTIENGKVLLPKSFAKKSSAKFITLKAKQTIQDCFRHLFVLIPVMDQYKHYYIDEKEVDKLKRYGEGWLSSHPKRNEIIKESLVFSDLIEKSRLIESKPSEEKQAPLTKKKSLNQWRYEKIIETVKKLPHNSRIVDMGAGEGKLTAQLGFISGIEELIAVDPSEREQLKAKKRIEALVDKPDFLLPTFKWGSLFYYDSELEKKDIFILCEVIEHIDENRLGKVFDTIFTKYKPYHVIVTTPNQDYNAVYDMNEAKRHSDHRFEWTQQQFEEWTKYWESHANYKVQIDGIGEYIEGYGYPTQMAIFSQKRGG